The Candidatus Izemoplasmatales bacterium genome has a window encoding:
- a CDS encoding methylaspartate mutase subunit E: MTTTLRNRKLTLEEFLEERRTVLAGWKTGADPDLDLDRATAFLKSVPDAKNFAKKLAAAKADGRTLVQPRAGVPVLEEHVKLLRHLQASGADFVPTTIDSYTRQNRYVEAENGIRESAEQKRAMLNGFPAVNHGVAGCRAVMEALDVPVQARHGTPDARLLAEIIHAAGWTSNEGGGISYNIPYAKSVSLETTIRNWQYVDRLVGYYEDHGITINREPFGPLTGTLVPPSISNTVAICEALLAAEQGVKNISVGYGMGGNVVQDVAAIRTLLRQTEKYLHKYGYRDTVVTTVFHQWMGGFPADEAEATGLIAMSSTVAALSKATKMITKSPHESIGIPTAEANGLGVKASKFVCTLLKDQTFPDCAILDREMAQIEREVDCLMTAILVVGEGDLAVGVVKAFEQGIVDVPFAPSKFNAGKILPARDNEGCIRILEFGNLGFTDDIKQFHKGKIAERAAYEKRPISFQLTIDDVNAVSRGQLIGRGSARR, from the coding sequence ATGACGACAACCCTGAGAAACCGCAAGCTGACCCTCGAGGAGTTCCTCGAAGAACGCAGGACCGTGCTTGCCGGATGGAAGACCGGAGCCGATCCGGACCTCGACCTCGACCGCGCGACGGCCTTCCTGAAATCCGTCCCGGATGCGAAGAACTTCGCCAAGAAGCTCGCGGCCGCGAAGGCCGACGGCCGCACCCTCGTGCAGCCGCGCGCCGGCGTGCCGGTGCTCGAGGAGCACGTGAAGCTCCTCCGCCACCTGCAGGCCTCCGGCGCCGACTTCGTGCCGACCACGATCGACTCCTATACCCGCCAGAACCGCTACGTCGAGGCCGAGAACGGGATCCGCGAGAGCGCCGAGCAGAAGCGCGCGATGCTGAACGGGTTCCCCGCCGTCAACCACGGCGTCGCCGGCTGCCGCGCCGTCATGGAGGCCCTCGACGTCCCCGTCCAGGCGCGTCACGGAACGCCCGACGCGCGTCTCCTCGCCGAGATCATCCACGCCGCGGGCTGGACCTCCAACGAGGGCGGCGGGATCTCCTACAACATCCCCTACGCCAAGTCGGTCTCGCTCGAGACGACGATCCGGAACTGGCAGTACGTCGACCGCCTCGTCGGCTATTACGAGGACCACGGGATCACGATCAACCGCGAACCGTTCGGACCGCTCACCGGGACGCTCGTGCCGCCGTCGATCTCGAACACGGTCGCGATCTGCGAGGCGCTCCTCGCCGCCGAGCAGGGCGTGAAGAACATCTCCGTCGGCTACGGCATGGGTGGGAACGTCGTCCAGGACGTCGCCGCGATCCGCACGCTCCTCCGCCAGACGGAGAAGTACCTGCATAAGTACGGCTACCGCGACACGGTCGTCACCACCGTCTTCCACCAGTGGATGGGCGGCTTCCCCGCCGACGAGGCGGAGGCGACCGGTCTGATCGCGATGAGTTCGACCGTCGCCGCGCTCTCGAAGGCGACGAAGATGATCACCAAGTCGCCGCACGAATCGATCGGGATCCCGACCGCGGAGGCCAACGGCCTCGGCGTCAAGGCCTCGAAGTTCGTCTGCACGCTCCTGAAGGACCAGACCTTCCCCGACTGCGCGATCCTCGACCGCGAGATGGCCCAGATCGAGCGCGAGGTCGACTGCCTGATGACGGCGATCCTCGTCGTCGGCGAGGGCGACCTCGCCGTCGGCGTCGTGAAGGCCTTCGAGCAGGGCATCGTCGACGTCCCGTTCGCACCGTCGAAGTTCAATGCAGGCAAGATCCTTCCCGCCCGCGACAACGAGGGATGCATTCGCATCCTCGAGTTCGGCAACCTCGGCTTCACCGACGATATCAAGCAGTTCCACAAGGGCAAGATCGCCGAGCGCGCCGCCTACGAGAAGCGACCGATCTCGTTCCAGCTCACCATCGACGACGTGAACGCCGTCTCGCGCGGTCAGCTCATCGGCCGCGGCAGCGCCAGACGCTAG
- the glmS gene encoding methylaspartate mutase subunit S — protein MKSIVIGVIGADVHAVGNKIIEYTLTNAGYNVVNIGVLSSQEDFIHAAIETNAPLILVSSLYGHGEIDCRGMRAKCVESGIGDVLLYVGGNIVVGKQDFAEVRERFLKMGFDRVYPPGTPIDEALADIRKDLGE, from the coding sequence ATGAAATCAATCGTCATCGGCGTCATCGGCGCGGACGTCCACGCCGTCGGGAACAAGATCATCGAGTATACCCTCACGAACGCCGGATACAATGTCGTCAACATCGGCGTGCTGTCCTCGCAGGAGGACTTCATCCACGCCGCGATCGAGACGAACGCCCCCCTGATCCTCGTCTCCTCGCTCTACGGCCACGGCGAGATCGACTGCCGCGGCATGCGCGCGAAGTGCGTCGAATCCGGGATCGGCGACGTCCTGCTCTACGTCGGCGGGAACATCGTCGTCGGGAAGCAGGACTTCGCGGAAGTCCGCGAGCGCTTCCTGAAGATGGGGTTCGACCGCGTCTATCCGCCGGGAACGCCGATCGATGAAGCCCTGGCGGACATCCGCAAGGACCTCGGTGAGTGA
- the glmL gene encoding methylaspartate mutase accessory protein GlmL — protein MARYLMIDFGSTFTKLVAVDREREDILATAMRPTTVTTDIRTGYRAALADLEERLGGPVAFDRIVACSSAAGGLKMAAIGLVEELTVEAAKRVCLGAGAKVDLVLSHHVTKAEVKKILDKKIDIVLLAGGADGGNTECALYNLKMLGEAGLRIPIVYAGNKDCQDDVLALFETYGLEGHVAENVMPRINQLNVKSARDAIRDIFLKRIIEAKGIKKIEDEIDEVVLPTPEAVLTACELLSKGYMNEPGMGELCVVDIGGATTDMYSVCHATKRSDVILRGLEEPYAKRTVEGDLGVRWSAPGIVQSLSEEELKMVLLDTGVDLKAEAEKRFADVSFLPLTPEDEYADRLLAEMCAYKAMSRHAGRMEEVFTPIGMAYNQTGKDLTDVRTVIGTGGPIIRSRFAREILAKTSAVFRGTQELRPARPDFYLDSEYILAAMGLFARIDPLSALRIMKKHMKPLQ, from the coding sequence GTGGCCCGCTACCTGATGATCGATTTCGGTTCGACGTTCACGAAGCTCGTCGCCGTCGACCGCGAGCGCGAGGACATCCTCGCGACCGCGATGCGGCCGACGACTGTGACGACCGACATCCGCACCGGGTACCGCGCCGCCCTGGCCGATCTCGAAGAGAGGCTCGGCGGTCCGGTCGCCTTCGACCGCATCGTCGCCTGCTCCTCCGCCGCCGGCGGCCTCAAGATGGCCGCCATCGGACTCGTCGAGGAACTCACCGTAGAAGCCGCGAAGCGCGTCTGCCTCGGCGCCGGCGCGAAGGTCGACCTCGTCCTCTCGCACCACGTCACGAAGGCCGAAGTGAAGAAGATCCTCGACAAGAAGATCGACATCGTCCTGCTCGCCGGCGGCGCCGACGGCGGGAACACCGAATGCGCCCTCTACAACCTGAAGATGCTCGGCGAGGCCGGACTGCGGATCCCGATCGTCTACGCCGGCAACAAGGACTGCCAGGACGACGTGCTCGCCCTCTTCGAGACCTACGGGCTCGAGGGACACGTCGCCGAGAACGTCATGCCCCGGATCAACCAGCTGAACGTGAAGAGCGCCCGCGACGCGATCCGCGACATCTTCCTGAAAAGGATCATCGAGGCGAAGGGCATCAAGAAGATCGAGGACGAGATCGACGAGGTCGTCCTGCCGACGCCGGAGGCGGTCTTGACCGCCTGCGAACTGTTGTCGAAGGGCTACATGAACGAGCCCGGGATGGGCGAGCTCTGCGTCGTCGACATCGGCGGCGCGACCACCGACATGTATTCCGTCTGCCACGCGACGAAGCGTTCCGACGTGATCCTCCGGGGTCTCGAGGAACCGTACGCGAAGCGCACCGTCGAGGGCGACCTCGGCGTCCGCTGGAGCGCCCCGGGAATCGTCCAGTCGCTCTCCGAGGAGGAACTGAAGATGGTCCTCCTCGACACCGGCGTCGATCTGAAGGCCGAAGCCGAGAAGCGCTTCGCCGACGTCTCCTTCCTGCCCCTGACGCCGGAAGACGAATATGCGGACCGCCTCCTCGCGGAGATGTGCGCGTACAAGGCGATGAGCCGCCACGCCGGCCGCATGGAGGAGGTCTTCACTCCGATCGGGATGGCCTACAACCAGACCGGCAAGGACCTCACCGACGTTCGGACCGTGATCGGGACCGGCGGCCCGATCATCCGCTCCCGGTTCGCGCGCGAAATCCTCGCGAAGACGAGCGCCGTCTTCCGCGGCACCCAGGAACTCCGCCCCGCCCGCCCCGACTTCTACCTCGATTCCGAGTACATCCTCGCGGCGATGGGGCTCTTTGCCCGGATCGATCCGCTTTCCGCCCTCCGCATCATGAAGAAACACATGAAGCCGCTCCAATAG